The proteins below are encoded in one region of Doryrhamphus excisus isolate RoL2022-K1 chromosome 4, RoL_Dexc_1.0, whole genome shotgun sequence:
- the LOC131128518 gene encoding pikachurin isoform X4, with product METRTLVHFVVFAMCMVAVCCAARRSNVRRSDRLSPPLDIQLETVNCTAFSVRWKMPRRHVSTITGYKGQFDGQASFDVDVANLKVNTKYRVSVGAYGWAGEGRPSMPRDVGTGSHEMCMPPSPPTQPVVMAISDTELALSWQQGESEGSAPVLHFLVAYIRPEMDTEWTYIREAIGTNSMVLKGLIPETEYQFVIRAVNLYGASPPSHVNNPVRTLGASDVGSGDYGRYLTDAQIKDDEGFDDSDYDIFIEKMNEFPDISQDSGKSQLRSRSGPSGQNIVYRMNTMAPPDNTSLPLDSSAALPNFFPTSSERDISTVTITTTTSTTLPASTATPTMSQWNGEVPRVYQLTCDDTVCPPDSFCLSDFDSGGSRCHCNLGRAGNTCSEVVSVKFPRFYGYSHMTFEPLKNSYQSFQITVEFKADAEDGLLLYCGENEHGRGDFTSLALVRGKLHYRFNCGTGTAQIISESRVVVGQWHTATVFRDGMSGWLRLDNDTPISGRSPGQYTKITFRSPLYVGGAPSAYHLGRTTGTGRGFVGCLQSLTVNNMAVDIRPWPLGRALSGADVGECSDSVCDIVGCVNGGACYANRADGFICLCPLGFRGALCEESFSLSSPLFNETLLSYAVVPWPQPTQSYLSFMEIELTFRPSAPDGTLLYSDDGGSADFLAINLVERYVEFRFDCGSGGAVLRSEEQVSLDAWHELRVSRTAKSGILQVDSQRPVEGFAEGAFTQINCSSPLYIGGVPEYERTKRTAAVMKPFSGAIQRFILNDRTISITNDSAGGVNLANSAHPCVQGPCANGGTCRPKWDGYECDCPLGYDGRHCQKECGNYCLNTVTEAIEIPQFTGRSYLTYDNRDILKRVSGSRNNLFMRFKSTAKDGLLLWRGDTPMRANSDFLSMGLQDGALIFSYNLGSGPTNVVVNGTFSDGKWHRVKAVRDGQSGKLTVDDYGVKTGRSPGKMRQLNINGPLYVGGMKEIALHTNRQYVGGLLGCVSHFTLSTDYHVALVEDAADGKNINTCSK from the exons ATCGCCTGAGCCCTCCGTTGGACATCCAGCTGGAAACGGTCAACTGCACCGCCTTCAGTGTGCGATGGAAGATGCCCCGACGACACGTCAGCACCATCACCGGATACAAG GGCCAATTTGATGGGCAGGCAAGCTTT GATGTGGATGTTGCAAATTTAAAGGTTAACACTAAGTACCGAGTGAGTGTCGGCGCCTACGGTTGGGCCGGGGAGGGTCGACCCAGCATGCCCCGAGACGTCGGCACAGGCTCACATg AAATGTGCATGCCACCCTCACCCCCCACTCAGCCTGTCGTCATGGCGATATCCGACACGGAGCTGGCGCTGTCATGGCAGCAGGGGGAGAGCGAAGGAAGTGCACCTGTgctccacttcctggttgcttaTATCAG GCCGGAAATGGACACAGAGTGGACGTACATCCGGGAGGCCATTGGGACCAACTCCATGGTGCTGAAGGGCCTGATACCAGAAACAGAGTACCAGTTTGTCATCAGAGCCGTCAACTTGTACGGAGCCAGCCCGCCGAGCCACGTCAATAACCCGGTGCGCACTCTGg GTGCATCAGACGTGGGCAGTGGCGACTACGGGCGTTACCTCACAGACGCCCAGATCAAAGACGACGAAGGTTTTGACGACTCGGACTATGACATCTTTATCGAGAAG ATGAACGAGTTTCCTGACATCAGTCAAGACAGCGGCAAGTCGCAGCTTCGCTCTCGCTCCGGTCCGTCGGGTCAGAACATCGTTTACCGCATGAACACCATGGCTCCGCCCGACAACACTTCGCTTCCTCTGGATTCCTCCGCAGCCTTGCCGAACTTCTTCCCCACCAGCTCAGAACGGGACATCAGCACGGTGACCATCACTACCACCACCAG CACCACTTTGCCCGCATCCACCGCCACGCCCACCATGTCCCAGTGGAACGGCGAGGTTCCACGCGTCTACCAACTGACCTGTGACGACACCGTGTGCCCCCCCGACAGCTTCTGCCTCAGCGACTTTGATAGCGGCGGATCACGCTGTCACTGCAACCTTGGACGTGCGGGGAACACTTGCTCTGAAG tggTGTCTGTCAAGTTCCCCAGGTTCTACGGCTACTCCCACATGACCTTTGAACCTTTGAAGAACTCATACCAGTCTTTTCAGATCACGGTGGAGTTCAAG GCGGACGCTGAGGATGGACTCTTGCTCTACTGCGGCGAGAACGAACACGGCCGTGGAGACTTCACCTCATTGGCTCTGGTGCGAGGCAAGCTGCATTACAG GTTTAACTGTGGGACGGGGACGGCTCAGATCATCAGCGAGAGTCGCGTCGTAGTCGGCCAGTGGCACACGGCGACCGTCTTCCGAGACGGCATGAGCGGCTGGCTGCGACTGGACAACGACACGCCCATATCCGGTCGATCACCG GGTCAGTACACCAAAATCACGTTCCGCTCGCCGCTGTACGTGGGCGGAGCTCCGAGTGCTTATCATTTGGGGAGGACGACGGGGACCGGTAGAGGCTTTGTTGGATGCTTGCAAAGTCTAACCGTCAACAATATGGCCGTCGACATCAGGCCGTGGCCGCTGGGACGAGCGCTGAGTGGCGCTGACGTAG GCGAGTGCAGCGACAGCGTGTGTGACATCGTGGGCTGCGTCAACGGCGGCGCGTGCTACGCAAACCGCGCCGATGGCTTCATCTGCCTTTGCCCGCTCGGCTTCAGGGGAGCGCTTTGTGAAGAGA GCTTCTCTCTGTCGTCTCCTCTCTTCAACGAGACTCTCCTGTCGTACGCCGTGGTGCCGTGGCCTCAGCCCACTCAGAGCTACCTGTCCTTCATGGAGATCGAGCTCACCTTTCGACCTTCTGCGCCCGACGGAACGCTGCTGTATAGCGACGACGGCGGCAGCGCCGACTTCCTGGCCATCAACCTGGTAGAGCGATACGTGGAGTTCCGATTCGACTGCGGCTCTGGAGGCGCCGTTTTAAG GAGCGAGGAGCAGGTCAGCCTGGACGCTTGGCATGAGCTGAGGGTGTCTCGCACCGCAAAGAGCGGCATCCTGCAAGTGGACAGCCAGAGGCCCGTGGAAGGATTTGCCGAG GGGGCTTTCACACAGATAAACTGCAGCTCCCCTCTCTACATTGGAGGCGTGCCCGAGTATGAGAGAACCAAGAGAACCGCCGCCGTCATGAAGCCCTTCAGCGGCGCTATTCAAAGG tTTATACTCAACGATCGCACCATCTCCATAACAAACGACTCAGCCGGCGGCGTCAACTTAGCCAATTCCGCTCACCCCTGCGTCCAAGGTCCGTGCGCCAACGGGGGCACCTGCAGACCCAAGTGGGACGGCTACGAGTGTGACTGCCCCCTCGGGTACGACGGCCGGCACTGCCAGAAAG AGTGTGGAAATTACTGCTTGAACA CAGTGACCGAAGCCATCGAGATCCCGCAGTTCACCGGTCGCAGCTACCTGACATATGACAACAGAGACATATTAAAAAG GGTGTCCGGTTCCAGGAACAACCTCTTCATGCGATTCAAGAGCACAGCCAAGGACGGTCTCCTGCTGTGGCGAGGAGACACGCCCATGAGAGCAaacagtgacttcctgtccaTGGGACTGCAGGATGGAGCGCTCATCTTCAG TTATAATCTAGGCAGCGGGCCGACAAACGTTGTCGTCAATGGAACCTTCAGTGATGGGAAGTGGCACAGAGTCAAAGCTGTCAG GGACGGTCAGTCGGGGAAGCTGACGGTGGACGACTACGGGGTCAAAACGGGTCGTTCACCCGGCAAGATGCGGCAACTGAACATCAACGGGCCGCTATATGTCG gcggcATGAAGGAGATCGCCCTCCACACCAACAGGCAGTACGTCGGCGGGCTCCTGGGCTGCGTGTCGCACTTCACGCTCTCCACCGACTACCACGTGGCGCTGGTGGAGGACGCCGCCGACGGCAAGAACATCAACACGTGCTCCAAGTAg
- the LOC131128518 gene encoding pikachurin isoform X6, with amino-acid sequence MPRDVGTGSHEMCMPPSPPTQPVVMAISDTELALSWQQGESEGSAPVLHFLVAYIRPEMDTEWTYIREAIGTNSMVLKGLIPETEYQFVIRAVNLYGASPPSHVNNPVRTLGASDVGSGDYGRYLTDAQIKDDEGFDDSDYDIFIEKMNEFPDISQDSGKSQLRSRSGPSGQNIVYRMNTMAPPDNTSLPLDSSAALPNFFPTSSERDISTVTITTTTSTTLPASTATPTMSQWNGEVPRVYQLTCDDTVCPPDSFCLSDFDSGGSRCHCNLGRAGNTCSEVVSVKFPRFYGYSHMTFEPLKNSYQSFQITVEFKADAEDGLLLYCGENEHGRGDFTSLALVRGKLHYRFNCGTGTAQIISESRVVVGQWHTATVFRDGMSGWLRLDNDTPISGRSPGQYTKITFRSPLYVGGAPSAYHLGRTTGTGRGFVGCLQSLTVNNMAVDIRPWPLGRALSGADVGECSDSVCDIVGCVNGGACYANRADGFICLCPLGFRGALCEESFSLSSPLFNETLLSYAVVPWPQPTQSYLSFMEIELTFRPSAPDGTLLYSDDGGSADFLAINLVERYVEFRFDCGSGGAVLRSEEQVSLDAWHELRVSRTAKSGILQVDSQRPVEGFAEGAFTQINCSSPLYIGGVPEYERTKRTAAVMKPFSGAIQRFILNDRTISITNDSAGGVNLANSAHPCVQGPCANGGTCRPKWDGYECDCPLGYDGRHCQKECGNYCLNTVTEAIEIPQFTGRSYLTYDNRDILKRVSGSRNNLFMRFKSTAKDGLLLWRGDTPMRANSDFLSMGLQDGALIFSYNLGSGPTNVVVNGTFSDGKWHRVKAVRDGQSGKLTVDDYGVKTGRSPGKMRQLNINGPLYVGGMKEIALHTNRQYVGGLLGCVSHFTLSTDYHVALVEDAADGKNINTCSK; translated from the exons ATGCCCCGAGACGTCGGCACAGGCTCACATg AAATGTGCATGCCACCCTCACCCCCCACTCAGCCTGTCGTCATGGCGATATCCGACACGGAGCTGGCGCTGTCATGGCAGCAGGGGGAGAGCGAAGGAAGTGCACCTGTgctccacttcctggttgcttaTATCAG GCCGGAAATGGACACAGAGTGGACGTACATCCGGGAGGCCATTGGGACCAACTCCATGGTGCTGAAGGGCCTGATACCAGAAACAGAGTACCAGTTTGTCATCAGAGCCGTCAACTTGTACGGAGCCAGCCCGCCGAGCCACGTCAATAACCCGGTGCGCACTCTGg GTGCATCAGACGTGGGCAGTGGCGACTACGGGCGTTACCTCACAGACGCCCAGATCAAAGACGACGAAGGTTTTGACGACTCGGACTATGACATCTTTATCGAGAAG ATGAACGAGTTTCCTGACATCAGTCAAGACAGCGGCAAGTCGCAGCTTCGCTCTCGCTCCGGTCCGTCGGGTCAGAACATCGTTTACCGCATGAACACCATGGCTCCGCCCGACAACACTTCGCTTCCTCTGGATTCCTCCGCAGCCTTGCCGAACTTCTTCCCCACCAGCTCAGAACGGGACATCAGCACGGTGACCATCACTACCACCACCAG CACCACTTTGCCCGCATCCACCGCCACGCCCACCATGTCCCAGTGGAACGGCGAGGTTCCACGCGTCTACCAACTGACCTGTGACGACACCGTGTGCCCCCCCGACAGCTTCTGCCTCAGCGACTTTGATAGCGGCGGATCACGCTGTCACTGCAACCTTGGACGTGCGGGGAACACTTGCTCTGAAG tggTGTCTGTCAAGTTCCCCAGGTTCTACGGCTACTCCCACATGACCTTTGAACCTTTGAAGAACTCATACCAGTCTTTTCAGATCACGGTGGAGTTCAAG GCGGACGCTGAGGATGGACTCTTGCTCTACTGCGGCGAGAACGAACACGGCCGTGGAGACTTCACCTCATTGGCTCTGGTGCGAGGCAAGCTGCATTACAG GTTTAACTGTGGGACGGGGACGGCTCAGATCATCAGCGAGAGTCGCGTCGTAGTCGGCCAGTGGCACACGGCGACCGTCTTCCGAGACGGCATGAGCGGCTGGCTGCGACTGGACAACGACACGCCCATATCCGGTCGATCACCG GGTCAGTACACCAAAATCACGTTCCGCTCGCCGCTGTACGTGGGCGGAGCTCCGAGTGCTTATCATTTGGGGAGGACGACGGGGACCGGTAGAGGCTTTGTTGGATGCTTGCAAAGTCTAACCGTCAACAATATGGCCGTCGACATCAGGCCGTGGCCGCTGGGACGAGCGCTGAGTGGCGCTGACGTAG GCGAGTGCAGCGACAGCGTGTGTGACATCGTGGGCTGCGTCAACGGCGGCGCGTGCTACGCAAACCGCGCCGATGGCTTCATCTGCCTTTGCCCGCTCGGCTTCAGGGGAGCGCTTTGTGAAGAGA GCTTCTCTCTGTCGTCTCCTCTCTTCAACGAGACTCTCCTGTCGTACGCCGTGGTGCCGTGGCCTCAGCCCACTCAGAGCTACCTGTCCTTCATGGAGATCGAGCTCACCTTTCGACCTTCTGCGCCCGACGGAACGCTGCTGTATAGCGACGACGGCGGCAGCGCCGACTTCCTGGCCATCAACCTGGTAGAGCGATACGTGGAGTTCCGATTCGACTGCGGCTCTGGAGGCGCCGTTTTAAG GAGCGAGGAGCAGGTCAGCCTGGACGCTTGGCATGAGCTGAGGGTGTCTCGCACCGCAAAGAGCGGCATCCTGCAAGTGGACAGCCAGAGGCCCGTGGAAGGATTTGCCGAG GGGGCTTTCACACAGATAAACTGCAGCTCCCCTCTCTACATTGGAGGCGTGCCCGAGTATGAGAGAACCAAGAGAACCGCCGCCGTCATGAAGCCCTTCAGCGGCGCTATTCAAAGG tTTATACTCAACGATCGCACCATCTCCATAACAAACGACTCAGCCGGCGGCGTCAACTTAGCCAATTCCGCTCACCCCTGCGTCCAAGGTCCGTGCGCCAACGGGGGCACCTGCAGACCCAAGTGGGACGGCTACGAGTGTGACTGCCCCCTCGGGTACGACGGCCGGCACTGCCAGAAAG AGTGTGGAAATTACTGCTTGAACA CAGTGACCGAAGCCATCGAGATCCCGCAGTTCACCGGTCGCAGCTACCTGACATATGACAACAGAGACATATTAAAAAG GGTGTCCGGTTCCAGGAACAACCTCTTCATGCGATTCAAGAGCACAGCCAAGGACGGTCTCCTGCTGTGGCGAGGAGACACGCCCATGAGAGCAaacagtgacttcctgtccaTGGGACTGCAGGATGGAGCGCTCATCTTCAG TTATAATCTAGGCAGCGGGCCGACAAACGTTGTCGTCAATGGAACCTTCAGTGATGGGAAGTGGCACAGAGTCAAAGCTGTCAG GGACGGTCAGTCGGGGAAGCTGACGGTGGACGACTACGGGGTCAAAACGGGTCGTTCACCCGGCAAGATGCGGCAACTGAACATCAACGGGCCGCTATATGTCG gcggcATGAAGGAGATCGCCCTCCACACCAACAGGCAGTACGTCGGCGGGCTCCTGGGCTGCGTGTCGCACTTCACGCTCTCCACCGACTACCACGTGGCGCTGGTGGAGGACGCCGCCGACGGCAAGAACATCAACACGTGCTCCAAGTAg
- the LOC131128518 gene encoding pikachurin isoform X5 has translation METRTLVHFVVFAMCMVAVCCAARRSNVRRSDRLSPPLDIQLETVNCTAFSVRWKMPRRHVSTITGYKDVDVANLKVNTKYRVSVGAYGWAGEGRPSMPRDVGTGSHEMCMPPSPPTQPVVMAISDTELALSWQQGESEGSAPVLHFLVAYIRPEMDTEWTYIREAIGTNSMVLKGLIPETEYQFVIRAVNLYGASPPSHVNNPVRTLGASDVGSGDYGRYLTDAQIKDDEGFDDSDYDIFIEKMNEFPDISQDSGKSQLRSRSGPSGQNIVYRMNTMAPPDNTSLPLDSSAALPNFFPTSSERDISTVTITTTTSTTLPASTATPTMSQWNGEVPRVYQLTCDDTVCPPDSFCLSDFDSGGSRCHCNLGRAGNTCSEVVSVKFPRFYGYSHMTFEPLKNSYQSFQITVEFKADAEDGLLLYCGENEHGRGDFTSLALVRGKLHYRFNCGTGTAQIISESRVVVGQWHTATVFRDGMSGWLRLDNDTPISGRSPGQYTKITFRSPLYVGGAPSAYHLGRTTGTGRGFVGCLQSLTVNNMAVDIRPWPLGRALSGADVGECSDSVCDIVGCVNGGACYANRADGFICLCPLGFRGALCEESFSLSSPLFNETLLSYAVVPWPQPTQSYLSFMEIELTFRPSAPDGTLLYSDDGGSADFLAINLVERYVEFRFDCGSGGAVLRSEEQVSLDAWHELRVSRTAKSGILQVDSQRPVEGFAEGAFTQINCSSPLYIGGVPEYERTKRTAAVMKPFSGAIQRFILNDRTISITNDSAGGVNLANSAHPCVQGPCANGGTCRPKWDGYECDCPLGYDGRHCQKECGNYCLNTVTEAIEIPQFTGRSYLTYDNRDILKRVSGSRNNLFMRFKSTAKDGLLLWRGDTPMRANSDFLSMGLQDGALIFSYNLGSGPTNVVVNGTFSDGKWHRVKAVRDGQSGKLTVDDYGVKTGRSPGKMRQLNINGPLYVGGMKEIALHTNRQYVGGLLGCVSHFTLSTDYHVALVEDAADGKNINTCSK, from the exons ATCGCCTGAGCCCTCCGTTGGACATCCAGCTGGAAACGGTCAACTGCACCGCCTTCAGTGTGCGATGGAAGATGCCCCGACGACACGTCAGCACCATCACCGGATACAAG GATGTGGATGTTGCAAATTTAAAGGTTAACACTAAGTACCGAGTGAGTGTCGGCGCCTACGGTTGGGCCGGGGAGGGTCGACCCAGCATGCCCCGAGACGTCGGCACAGGCTCACATg AAATGTGCATGCCACCCTCACCCCCCACTCAGCCTGTCGTCATGGCGATATCCGACACGGAGCTGGCGCTGTCATGGCAGCAGGGGGAGAGCGAAGGAAGTGCACCTGTgctccacttcctggttgcttaTATCAG GCCGGAAATGGACACAGAGTGGACGTACATCCGGGAGGCCATTGGGACCAACTCCATGGTGCTGAAGGGCCTGATACCAGAAACAGAGTACCAGTTTGTCATCAGAGCCGTCAACTTGTACGGAGCCAGCCCGCCGAGCCACGTCAATAACCCGGTGCGCACTCTGg GTGCATCAGACGTGGGCAGTGGCGACTACGGGCGTTACCTCACAGACGCCCAGATCAAAGACGACGAAGGTTTTGACGACTCGGACTATGACATCTTTATCGAGAAG ATGAACGAGTTTCCTGACATCAGTCAAGACAGCGGCAAGTCGCAGCTTCGCTCTCGCTCCGGTCCGTCGGGTCAGAACATCGTTTACCGCATGAACACCATGGCTCCGCCCGACAACACTTCGCTTCCTCTGGATTCCTCCGCAGCCTTGCCGAACTTCTTCCCCACCAGCTCAGAACGGGACATCAGCACGGTGACCATCACTACCACCACCAG CACCACTTTGCCCGCATCCACCGCCACGCCCACCATGTCCCAGTGGAACGGCGAGGTTCCACGCGTCTACCAACTGACCTGTGACGACACCGTGTGCCCCCCCGACAGCTTCTGCCTCAGCGACTTTGATAGCGGCGGATCACGCTGTCACTGCAACCTTGGACGTGCGGGGAACACTTGCTCTGAAG tggTGTCTGTCAAGTTCCCCAGGTTCTACGGCTACTCCCACATGACCTTTGAACCTTTGAAGAACTCATACCAGTCTTTTCAGATCACGGTGGAGTTCAAG GCGGACGCTGAGGATGGACTCTTGCTCTACTGCGGCGAGAACGAACACGGCCGTGGAGACTTCACCTCATTGGCTCTGGTGCGAGGCAAGCTGCATTACAG GTTTAACTGTGGGACGGGGACGGCTCAGATCATCAGCGAGAGTCGCGTCGTAGTCGGCCAGTGGCACACGGCGACCGTCTTCCGAGACGGCATGAGCGGCTGGCTGCGACTGGACAACGACACGCCCATATCCGGTCGATCACCG GGTCAGTACACCAAAATCACGTTCCGCTCGCCGCTGTACGTGGGCGGAGCTCCGAGTGCTTATCATTTGGGGAGGACGACGGGGACCGGTAGAGGCTTTGTTGGATGCTTGCAAAGTCTAACCGTCAACAATATGGCCGTCGACATCAGGCCGTGGCCGCTGGGACGAGCGCTGAGTGGCGCTGACGTAG GCGAGTGCAGCGACAGCGTGTGTGACATCGTGGGCTGCGTCAACGGCGGCGCGTGCTACGCAAACCGCGCCGATGGCTTCATCTGCCTTTGCCCGCTCGGCTTCAGGGGAGCGCTTTGTGAAGAGA GCTTCTCTCTGTCGTCTCCTCTCTTCAACGAGACTCTCCTGTCGTACGCCGTGGTGCCGTGGCCTCAGCCCACTCAGAGCTACCTGTCCTTCATGGAGATCGAGCTCACCTTTCGACCTTCTGCGCCCGACGGAACGCTGCTGTATAGCGACGACGGCGGCAGCGCCGACTTCCTGGCCATCAACCTGGTAGAGCGATACGTGGAGTTCCGATTCGACTGCGGCTCTGGAGGCGCCGTTTTAAG GAGCGAGGAGCAGGTCAGCCTGGACGCTTGGCATGAGCTGAGGGTGTCTCGCACCGCAAAGAGCGGCATCCTGCAAGTGGACAGCCAGAGGCCCGTGGAAGGATTTGCCGAG GGGGCTTTCACACAGATAAACTGCAGCTCCCCTCTCTACATTGGAGGCGTGCCCGAGTATGAGAGAACCAAGAGAACCGCCGCCGTCATGAAGCCCTTCAGCGGCGCTATTCAAAGG tTTATACTCAACGATCGCACCATCTCCATAACAAACGACTCAGCCGGCGGCGTCAACTTAGCCAATTCCGCTCACCCCTGCGTCCAAGGTCCGTGCGCCAACGGGGGCACCTGCAGACCCAAGTGGGACGGCTACGAGTGTGACTGCCCCCTCGGGTACGACGGCCGGCACTGCCAGAAAG AGTGTGGAAATTACTGCTTGAACA CAGTGACCGAAGCCATCGAGATCCCGCAGTTCACCGGTCGCAGCTACCTGACATATGACAACAGAGACATATTAAAAAG GGTGTCCGGTTCCAGGAACAACCTCTTCATGCGATTCAAGAGCACAGCCAAGGACGGTCTCCTGCTGTGGCGAGGAGACACGCCCATGAGAGCAaacagtgacttcctgtccaTGGGACTGCAGGATGGAGCGCTCATCTTCAG TTATAATCTAGGCAGCGGGCCGACAAACGTTGTCGTCAATGGAACCTTCAGTGATGGGAAGTGGCACAGAGTCAAAGCTGTCAG GGACGGTCAGTCGGGGAAGCTGACGGTGGACGACTACGGGGTCAAAACGGGTCGTTCACCCGGCAAGATGCGGCAACTGAACATCAACGGGCCGCTATATGTCG gcggcATGAAGGAGATCGCCCTCCACACCAACAGGCAGTACGTCGGCGGGCTCCTGGGCTGCGTGTCGCACTTCACGCTCTCCACCGACTACCACGTGGCGCTGGTGGAGGACGCCGCCGACGGCAAGAACATCAACACGTGCTCCAAGTAg